Proteins encoded within one genomic window of Streptomyces sp. NBC_00523:
- a CDS encoding dihydrofolate reductase family protein, producing the protein MTSLMVDFIISLDGYASAEGWPGFWGMEGPEYLAWIDSESEKRHVSLMGATTYRLMSGFAAQMPDDPGFAELNGMPKVVFSSTLEPPLFWENAELVRGDAVEAVREMKRTETRPLRTLGSLSLCRALLVAGLVDRFRVVVFPVITGATGQERIFDAYPDVRLDLVESRTFDGRLQLLEYAPTVLDAPPGEDGGGPDQAS; encoded by the coding sequence ATGACCAGCCTCATGGTGGACTTCATCATTTCGCTCGACGGCTACGCGTCCGCAGAGGGCTGGCCCGGGTTCTGGGGCATGGAGGGACCCGAATACCTCGCCTGGATCGACAGCGAGAGCGAGAAGCGACATGTCAGCCTGATGGGGGCCACGACCTACCGGCTCATGTCGGGGTTCGCCGCCCAGATGCCCGATGACCCCGGGTTCGCCGAGCTGAACGGCATGCCCAAGGTCGTGTTCTCGTCCACTCTGGAACCGCCTCTCTTCTGGGAGAACGCCGAGCTTGTCAGGGGCGACGCCGTCGAGGCCGTGAGGGAGATGAAGCGGACGGAGACGCGTCCGCTGCGTACCCTCGGCAGCCTGAGTCTGTGCCGGGCGCTGCTCGTGGCCGGGCTCGTGGACCGCTTCCGCGTCGTCGTCTTCCCGGTCATCACCGGCGCCACCGGGCAGGAGAGGATCTTCGACGCATACCCCGATGTCCGCCTCGATCTGGTCGAGAGCCGCACCTTCGACGGCCGGCTCCAACTGCTGGAGTACGCCCCCACCGTTCTCGACGCGCCGCCCGGCGAAGACGGTGGAGGTCCGGATCAGGCGTCCTGA
- a CDS encoding M23 family metallopeptidase, protein MSVNRRKIAAKVQYALWVVFFAQIVVERFVELPYTYWWSWLPALGAMGIGLMAARSARHRIGTRSPAAVAVAPPVTGRWSAVNSPADKVPSHGTHSLAQTYAIDIVAEPAEGPARPAPVWFWPVAQRNRDYPAFGAPLYAVAAATVVHAEDGQRDHLSRSSLAGVLYFWLVEGVGRTLGGSRRIVGNHIVLDLGDGTHAVYAHVQRGSLRVRPGDEVGPGDLLGRCGNSGNSTQPHVHFQLMDGPDLETANGIPFTWHGVGVPASGETFTVDADATARARPQDA, encoded by the coding sequence ATGTCCGTGAACCGAAGGAAGATCGCCGCGAAGGTTCAGTACGCGCTGTGGGTGGTCTTCTTCGCCCAGATCGTCGTCGAGCGCTTCGTGGAACTGCCCTACACCTACTGGTGGAGCTGGCTCCCGGCGCTCGGCGCGATGGGAATCGGCCTGATGGCAGCGCGCTCCGCCCGCCACCGGATCGGGACCCGCTCCCCGGCCGCCGTCGCGGTGGCGCCCCCGGTGACCGGCCGCTGGTCCGCGGTCAACAGCCCCGCCGACAAGGTCCCGAGCCACGGGACGCACAGCCTGGCGCAGACCTACGCCATCGACATCGTGGCCGAGCCCGCGGAGGGACCCGCCCGGCCCGCCCCCGTCTGGTTCTGGCCCGTCGCCCAGCGCAACCGGGACTATCCCGCCTTCGGCGCGCCCTTGTACGCGGTCGCCGCCGCGACCGTCGTGCACGCGGAGGACGGTCAGCGCGACCACCTGAGCCGCAGCTCGCTCGCCGGTGTCCTGTACTTCTGGCTGGTCGAGGGGGTGGGCCGGACCCTAGGCGGCAGCCGTCGCATCGTGGGCAACCACATAGTCCTCGACCTGGGCGACGGAACGCACGCCGTGTACGCGCACGTGCAGCGTGGCTCCCTGCGCGTCCGGCCGGGCGACGAGGTGGGGCCCGGCGATCTGCTCGGCCGCTGCGGCAACTCGGGCAACTCCACCCAGCCCCATGTGCACTTCCAGCTGATGGACGGGCCGGACCTGGAGACGGCGAATGGAATCCCGTTCACCTGGCACGGAGTCGGCGTACCGGCCTCCGGCGAGACGTTCACCGTGGACGCGGACGCCACCGCTCGGGCACGGCCTCAGGACGCCTGA
- a CDS encoding ArsR/SmtB family transcription factor, which produces MDLEERVTELERRLAELVEAAPAAPAVSEADFWALDALKARHPVTEEADGAVLFTGAVRVPTGHRYEWQYGLLTETVLDDNWSDAAASFAALGNPVRLTLLREVLGGLRTAAELTALEGVGTTGQVYHHLRQLTGAGWLHSPERGRYEIPAGRVVPLLVVLTAARPVT; this is translated from the coding sequence ATGGACTTGGAGGAGCGTGTCACCGAGCTCGAACGACGCCTGGCCGAGCTGGTGGAGGCGGCGCCCGCCGCGCCCGCCGTGTCGGAGGCCGACTTCTGGGCGCTCGACGCGCTGAAGGCACGGCATCCGGTGACGGAGGAGGCGGACGGCGCCGTGCTGTTCACCGGAGCGGTGCGTGTACCGACCGGGCATCGCTACGAATGGCAGTACGGGTTGCTGACCGAGACGGTGCTGGACGACAACTGGTCGGACGCCGCCGCGTCGTTCGCCGCGCTCGGCAACCCCGTACGGCTGACGCTGCTGCGCGAGGTGCTGGGCGGGCTGCGCACCGCGGCCGAACTGACCGCGCTCGAAGGCGTCGGGACGACCGGCCAGGTCTACCACCATCTGCGCCAGCTGACGGGCGCCGGCTGGCTGCACTCCCCGGAGCGCGGCCGCTACGAGATACCGGCCGGGCGAGTCGTGCCGCTCCTGGTGGTGCTCACCGCCGCACGCCCCGTGACCTGA
- a CDS encoding MarR family winged helix-turn-helix transcriptional regulator, with translation MNETEQTVSETAARAAHEIRVVYSRLRRRLRETYDRDELTPSQTSVLSRLDKDGEASVVELAAAEGVRHQSVTSTVGALAERGLVGRRPDPEDGRRQLVYVTDSGHTFLEDRRLAGEGWLARALEDHCTEEERRELLAAMAVLERIVRS, from the coding sequence ATGAACGAGACCGAGCAGACCGTCTCCGAGACGGCCGCACGCGCGGCGCACGAGATCCGCGTGGTGTACAGCCGGCTGCGGCGGCGCCTGCGGGAGACGTACGACCGCGACGAGCTCACGCCCTCCCAGACCTCCGTCCTCAGCCGGCTCGACAAGGACGGCGAGGCGTCGGTGGTCGAGCTGGCCGCCGCCGAGGGCGTACGGCACCAGTCGGTGACGAGCACCGTCGGTGCCCTGGCCGAGCGTGGCCTGGTCGGCCGCCGCCCGGACCCGGAGGACGGCCGCCGCCAGCTGGTGTACGTGACCGACAGCGGGCACACCTTCCTGGAGGACCGCCGGCTCGCCGGGGAGGGCTGGCTCGCCCGGGCCCTGGAGGACCACTGCACGGAGGAGGAGCGGCGCGAGCTCCTGGCGGCGATGGCCGTCCTGGAGCGGATCGTCCGGTCGTGA
- a CDS encoding MFS transporter: MTRALKRWRPERDKGPAQGFDRRLLAPMMTGAALNPVNSSIISVSLVPIGAAFGAPPAQTAWLISALYLATATGQPVMGRLIDLFGPRRLFLAGTALTGIAGVVGMLAPSLGVLVAARVLLGFGTCSGYPAAMYLIRSEARRTGEKSPAGVLTALAITTQTIAVVGPSVGGLLVGIGGWRATLAVNIPLALLGLYLGARRIPALPGTARADDRAWARSLDLPGMGLFAVALSCLLLFLMDIGSGDWYLLVLTLVAGAGFTWRELRAEEPFIDVRVLGGNLPLVATYGRALLCYVVTYAFLYGFTQWTEQGRGLSASQAGLVQLPLFATGIAVSALTGRRQAVRGKLLVGAVGQIAACAMLLLLHGDSPVWMLLAVVVVLGVPQGLNGLALQNAVYHQADADRIGSSAGLLRTFGYLGAITASAANGAFFGQRADTPGLHHLAWFMLAAGVLFLAVTVADRSLRRIGESSENDSQNDEESP, translated from the coding sequence ATGACGCGCGCCCTGAAACGGTGGCGCCCCGAGCGGGACAAGGGCCCGGCGCAGGGCTTCGACCGGCGGCTGCTCGCCCCGATGATGACGGGGGCCGCCCTCAATCCGGTCAACTCCTCCATCATCTCGGTCTCGCTGGTCCCGATCGGGGCCGCCTTCGGTGCTCCGCCCGCCCAGACCGCGTGGCTGATCTCCGCCCTCTATCTGGCGACCGCGACAGGCCAGCCGGTGATGGGCCGGCTGATCGACCTGTTCGGGCCCCGGCGGCTGTTCCTCGCCGGGACCGCGCTGACCGGGATCGCCGGGGTCGTCGGCATGCTGGCGCCCAGTCTCGGCGTGCTCGTCGCCGCGCGGGTGCTGCTCGGCTTCGGCACCTGCTCCGGCTACCCGGCCGCCATGTACCTGATCCGCAGCGAGGCCCGGCGCACCGGCGAGAAGAGCCCGGCCGGGGTGCTGACCGCGCTCGCGATCACCACGCAGACCATCGCCGTCGTCGGCCCGAGCGTCGGCGGACTGCTCGTCGGCATCGGCGGCTGGCGCGCCACTCTCGCCGTCAACATCCCGCTGGCGCTCCTCGGCCTGTACCTCGGGGCGCGCCGCATCCCCGCGCTTCCCGGGACGGCCCGCGCGGACGACCGCGCCTGGGCGCGGAGCCTGGACCTGCCGGGGATGGGGCTGTTCGCCGTCGCGCTGTCGTGCCTGCTGCTGTTCCTGATGGACATCGGCAGCGGCGACTGGTACCTGCTGGTGCTCACCCTCGTGGCCGGGGCCGGATTCACCTGGCGCGAACTGCGGGCAGAGGAGCCGTTCATCGACGTACGGGTGCTCGGCGGGAACCTGCCCCTGGTCGCCACGTACGGCCGCGCGCTGCTCTGTTACGTCGTCACCTACGCGTTCCTGTACGGATTCACCCAGTGGACCGAGCAGGGGCGCGGGCTGTCCGCCTCGCAGGCGGGGCTGGTCCAGCTGCCGCTGTTCGCGACGGGGATCGCCGTCTCCGCCCTCACCGGACGGCGCCAGGCGGTGCGCGGGAAGCTCCTGGTCGGCGCGGTCGGGCAGATCGCGGCCTGCGCGATGCTGCTCCTCCTGCACGGCGACAGCCCCGTGTGGATGCTGCTGGCCGTCGTGGTCGTCCTGGGTGTGCCGCAGGGCCTGAACGGCCTCGCCCTTCAGAACGCGGTCTACCACCAGGCCGACGCCGACCGCATCGGCTCCTCCGCCGGGCTGCTGCGTACCTTCGGCTACCTCGGCGCCATCACCGCGTCGGCCGCCAACGGCGCCTTCTTCGGGCAGCGCGCCGACACCCCGGGCCTGCACCACCTGGCCTGGTTCATGCTCGCCGCCGGCGTCCTGTTCCTCGCGGTCACCGTCGCCGACCGCTCGCTGCGCCGTATCGGCGAGAGCTCCGAGAACGACTCCCAGAACGATGAGGAATCCCCATGA
- a CDS encoding cysteine hydrolase family protein — protein MTRPALLVMDLQKAVVGRVPDLDAGFTPRLARAVAAARAADVPVVHVVVGFRPGRPEAKSSPLFGALPAGAFTEADPGAEIHPDVAPLAGEAVVTKKRVSAFTGSDLDLVLRGAGVDHLVLTGLATSGVVLSTLRQAADLDYWLTVLADGCADRDPEVHRVLTEKVFPNQSEVTTVDGWIAGLG, from the coding sequence ATGACCCGCCCCGCCCTGCTCGTGATGGACCTGCAGAAGGCCGTCGTCGGCCGCGTCCCCGACCTCGACGCCGGCTTCACCCCGCGCCTCGCCCGGGCCGTCGCCGCGGCCCGTGCGGCCGACGTGCCCGTCGTGCACGTCGTCGTCGGCTTCCGGCCGGGCCGCCCGGAGGCCAAGTCCAGTCCGCTCTTCGGCGCCCTGCCCGCAGGGGCCTTCACCGAGGCCGATCCGGGGGCGGAGATCCACCCCGACGTCGCGCCACTCGCAGGCGAGGCCGTCGTCACCAAGAAGCGGGTCAGCGCCTTCACGGGCAGCGATCTCGATCTCGTCCTGCGCGGCGCGGGCGTCGACCACCTGGTCCTGACCGGTCTCGCCACCAGCGGCGTCGTACTCTCGACGCTCCGCCAGGCCGCCGACCTCGACTACTGGCTCACGGTCCTGGCCGACGGCTGCGCCGACCGCGACCCGGAGGTGCACCGCGTACTCACGGAGAAGGTGTTCCCGAACCAGAGCGAGGTCACCACGGTGGACGGCTGGATCGCGGGCCTGGGCTGA